The nucleotide window CAACCAAGGATTTTTCCGTTGGACAAAGCGACGGCGGCAAACGCTTCGTTCACTTCCAACAGGTGAATGTCGTCCAGCTCTCGATCATGCTGCTTCAACAACTTCTGGATCGCATGGGCCGGGGTGATGGGGAAATAGCGCGCTTCCATCGCCACTGCCGCATGCCCGACGATTTTGGCCAACGGCTCAACCCCCAGCTCCCGCGCTTTGTTCGCAGAGGACAGCACCAACGCTGCCGCACCATCATTCACACCGGGAGCATTCCCCGCGGTGATCGTGCCGTCTTTCAAATAAACCGGTGAAAGCGATGCCAGTTTTTCCAGAGAAGTGTCCCGACGGGGGGATTCATCCGTGTCTACCACCGTCTCATGTTTCTTTGTCTTGACCGTGACGGGAACGATCTCTTCCGCCAATTTGCCCGACTCGATCGCTGCGATCGCCCGCTCGTGACTGCGCAGTGCCCAACGATCCTGCTCTTCGCGCGATACTCCATACTCCGCCGCCACATTGCTGCCGTGAACAATCATGTGAACATCATCAAACGCACACCACAAACCATCATGAATCATCAGATCCACCAGCTTCCCGTCACCCATGCGCTGTCCCCAGCGCCCCGACGGCACAATATAGGGAGCATTGCTCATGCTCTCCATGCCACCCGCCACAATCACCTGCGCCCCGCCGGACCTGATCACTTGATCCGCCAATGTCGCACTACGCAGTCCTGATGCGCACACTTTGTTGATCGTCTCCGTCTGCACCTCCCAAGGCAACCCCGCATGTCGCGCAGCTTGCCGGGAGGGAATCTGGCCTGCCCCGCCTTGCAGGACCATACCCATGATCACTTCCTCCACCGCTTCACGCGGAATCCCGGCGCGTTCCAGTGCTCCCCGGATCGCGATGCCACCCAGCTCTACAGAGGGAATTCCCTTCAAAGCACCACCAAATTTCCCAAACGGTGTGCGCGCACCACCCAACACCACGGTTTCCGTCACTACGGCCACCTCCAACAGCAAATTTTGATCGAGCGCTCGTTCGAAATTCGCCGAAAAATGAAAACGCCTTCATCTCTAAGATAACCCGAGGCGCTTGTCAATGCAATAGCAATTATTCGGAAGATCATTCTAGATTGAAGCTTCTCACTTTTTATGATATGCGGTCCGCTCACCGGGATTCCCCCGTAGGACTGATCATTTTTCCCGATTTGCCTCTTGACCTGAAAAGCATTTCAGAATGTACACTCTAGGCAAAAGGGGGAAATATCCTTGAAATTAACAGCCATCGATTTGGACGGCACCTTGCTCGGTACGGACGGCATCATTCACCGAGCCAATGCTGAAGCGATCCGGGAAGCCCAAGCGCGCGGCATCACGGTCGTGATCGCTACCGGGCGTTCTCTCCCCGACGCCAAGCGATTGCTCAAGGCGGCGGGATTGTCCTGTCCGGTCATCGCCGTCAACGGAGCCGTGGTCGAGTGGGAAGGCGAGTGTATCCGTAACGTCTTCCTTCCAAAGCCGCTGGTGAAATCGGTATGGGATCTGCTAAAAAACATAGGTATTTACTACCAAATTTACACCCAACAAGGGATTTTCTCTTCACGGGAAGGGCAACACCGTCTGGCGAAAGAATCGGCCCTTATCGAACAGGCGGCCGCCCGTTCAGAGTCACAAGCCGCACTTTGGCAGATGTCTCAACTCCAACTCTATCAACAGGGGCTGATGGAGCTTACAGATGATTCATCGCTCCCAGACTGGCGGGTTCACAAGTTCTTGTGTTTTTCCACATCGGAGGAACAACTGAAAAGCATCCGGGAATGGACCCATCAGTTTGAGGAGTTGACCGCATTCTCTTCCGGCGCAGGTTCATTGGAGATAACCTCACGCGAGTCACAAAAGGGGATTGCACTCCGTTGGCTGGCGGAACGTTTGGGGATACCGATGGAGGAAACCGCCGCCATTGGTGACAGCGAAAACGACTGGTCCATGCTGACTGCCGCCGGACTGGGCATCGCCATGGGCAACGCCGATCCGGCCATTCGGCAGGTGTGTCGTTATACCACCCTCACCAACGACCAAAACGGAGTAGCACATGCATTTCATACGTGGATTTTTCCGCAAATACGCTAGAACCCCTGACAGCCGGCGTTACCTTCGGGGCGTGACGGCAAGGGTTCTGGACCCCCGGGTCTGATCGGCCCGGGGATGATATATACTTGGTATGCAATGTGCGACGATAAGGACTGGGTTTTCCCGCTCGCTCCTTATAACACTTACTTATTTTCTCCACTTAAAATCTCCACAAAACCCTGGTTTCCGTCTACACGAATCATTTGCCCGTCTTTGATTTTCTTCGTGGCATCATCCACTCCCACCACGGCGGGAATTCCATATTCACGAGCCACCACCGAACCGTGAGTCATCAGGCCACCTACCTCTGTAACCAGTGCTTTTGCCGATTGGAATAACGGAGTCCAACCGGGATCGGTATGAGGAGCAACAAGAATCTCCCCTTCATTGAGGTGAGCATCTTCTGGTTTCAAGACGGTCCGGGCCTTCCCTTCAACCACTCCGGCGGAAGCCGGTGTTCCAACAAGCGCCCCTTCGGGAAACTCTCCTTTCCTGGGAGAACCTGTTACCATTTCTCCTTCACTGGTCATCATTTTGGGTGGATGCAATGTTTGGTGCCATTCATATTTTTCTTTCCGCTCAGCAACAAATGAGGAAACATCTTGTTGAAACTCGCCTTTTGAGAGTTGAATCAACTCGTCAAGAGTAAAGAAAAACACATCTTCTGCTTGATGCAGAACCCCTTTCCTTACCAGTTCTTCCGCTTCGGCCATAATGGCTTTTTTGCATTCATCCAAAATCAATGTTAACAGATATTTGGGGTGCTCTCGAAGCCCGCCCATATGGCGGTATACATCAATGAGACGGTTAATCCATTTGGACTTGAAACCACGACGTCCCACTTGATCCATAATCCGCTGAGCAGCTTCTTGGGCTTCCTGTTCTCCCTGAATGAATTTTTTCCGATGTTCTCCCGGCTTCACGCTGCGCATGTGTCCCAGGATAGCAGGAACCAGTTGGGTAGGTGCTTTACGCCAGCGAGGCCTTGTCAGGTCAATTTCACCAGGGCATCTATGTCCGTATTTGGAGATAAAATTATCAAAAGCGCGTTTAAATCTCTCTCCCCCGCGTACGTTTAAAAGCCCTTCATGGAAGGTTTGGTCATTTGCATGTTTCAGATACTCCTCCACTTCTGGCAGTTCGCGGACCAGATCAGCCAAATCGCCAATCTGCAGGCCCATTTCGCTGGTGATATTGCCGGGGAGGGATTTATTCAATTGGTACAGTTCTTTCACATCCCCCAGCGCTTTCTTCAACAACATGAATGAGATCGGGAAACAGGCAACGTATGGAAGAAGGTTCGGCAACAAATCCTTTGCCAAAATGCTTAATTGATATTGAACCGCCTCCAGGCGTTCGGCCCCGCTTACACTCTGCAAAGCTTCACGGACCTCTGTCCACTTTTTCTGCATAAAACTTTCAACCTTGCTTTTCGCCAATTTCGGGTCACGTTTGTGAAGATTTTTCCACACATTTTTTATAATGGGGGCTATGATTTGGCGTCTTGACTTGACTAAACCCTTTTTAGGGGGAACCTGGAGGAACTCAGGCCGCTGAATGACTTCACTGATGGCATGGCTGAACGCTTCATCAAACAAATTTTTAAAAGCTTTGGGCAGCATTTTTCTTCCCAGC belongs to Polycladomyces subterraneus and includes:
- a CDS encoding Cof-type HAD-IIB family hydrolase, with translation MKLTAIDLDGTLLGTDGIIHRANAEAIREAQARGITVVIATGRSLPDAKRLLKAAGLSCPVIAVNGAVVEWEGECIRNVFLPKPLVKSVWDLLKNIGIYYQIYTQQGIFSSREGQHRLAKESALIEQAAARSESQAALWQMSQLQLYQQGLMELTDDSSLPDWRVHKFLCFSTSEEQLKSIREWTHQFEELTAFSSGAGSLEITSRESQKGIALRWLAERLGIPMEETAAIGDSENDWSMLTAAGLGIAMGNADPAIRQVCRYTTLTNDQNGVAHAFHTWIFPQIR
- a CDS encoding phosphoenolpyruvate synthase — encoded protein: MKSYVLFFDQVDRSSLPYVGGKGANLGELSKAGFPVPDGFCVTTYAYQDFIATSPEMDSLLEELNAMDPDDLNQLRKLGERIRTHLQQLEIPFQLRREIIHAWESVGKEHAYAVRSSATAEDLPTASFAGQQDTYLNIKGQDELLQHVRKCWASLFTDRAISYRAKNGFDHRQVYLSVVVQRMMNPEISGILFTADPVNGNRKVVSIDASFGLGEAIVSGMVSADLYKVKDGNIIQKNISEKKIAVFSLPEGGTVKKDLPPDQQTKQALSDSQILRLAELGKRIEKHFGSPQDIEFCIENGKIFVVQSRPITSLYPLPDIPQEPLRVMFSFGHVQMMTNAMKPLGLSVLRTIFPKNVFLEAGGRLFVDPTEVLRTKLGRKMLPKAFKNLFDEAFSHAISEVIQRPEFLQVPPKKGLVKSRRQIIAPIIKNVWKNLHKRDPKLAKSKVESFMQKKWTEVREALQSVSGAERLEAVQYQLSILAKDLLPNLLPYVACFPISFMLLKKALGDVKELYQLNKSLPGNITSEMGLQIGDLADLVRELPEVEEYLKHANDQTFHEGLLNVRGGERFKRAFDNFISKYGHRCPGEIDLTRPRWRKAPTQLVPAILGHMRSVKPGEHRKKFIQGEQEAQEAAQRIMDQVGRRGFKSKWINRLIDVYRHMGGLREHPKYLLTLILDECKKAIMAEAEELVRKGVLHQAEDVFFFTLDELIQLSKGEFQQDVSSFVAERKEKYEWHQTLHPPKMMTSEGEMVTGSPRKGEFPEGALVGTPASAGVVEGKARTVLKPEDAHLNEGEILVAPHTDPGWTPLFQSAKALVTEVGGLMTHGSVVAREYGIPAVVGVDDATKKIKDGQMIRVDGNQGFVEILSGENK
- a CDS encoding acetyl-CoA C-acetyltransferase, which codes for MTETVVLGGARTPFGKFGGALKGIPSVELGGIAIRGALERAGIPREAVEEVIMGMVLQGGAGQIPSRQAARHAGLPWEVQTETINKVCASGLRSATLADQVIRSGGAQVIVAGGMESMSNAPYIVPSGRWGQRMGDGKLVDLMIHDGLWCAFDDVHMIVHGSNVAAEYGVSREEQDRWALRSHERAIAAIESGKLAEEIVPVTVKTKKHETVVDTDESPRRDTSLEKLASLSPVYLKDGTITAGNAPGVNDGAAALVLSSANKARELGVEPLAKIVGHAAVAMEARYFPITPAHAIQKLLKQHDRELDDIHLLEVNEAFAAVALSNGKILGWDEEKVNVNGGAIALGHPIGASGARILLTLIYELRRRGGGWGVAAICSGSGQGDAVLVKVD